The Corylus avellana chromosome ca11, CavTom2PMs-1.0 genome contains the following window.
TGCAAGAACATGGGAGATAATTCATAAACCTGGGATGTGAAACCTGTCCCAGCATCCATAATGACAGCCCACAAATTGGCTGATGAAGCTACACAGCTAATGTACAAACcatcttctcttcctttctccACGTGCTGTTGTAATCTTGAATCCATAACATTGTAGTGATACCTGCAGTAAAGGCGTCTGATTACTTGTTGATAAGATAAAGAATCTACAACCAAGTAGTGGAAAAGGATTGTTATAGGTTAACAGTTACTATTGGCCTTGCCATCAAGTAAAAATTTTAGTGTACACTGTCAAAGGTGATCACGGATTCAATCTCTAGAGGCCATGGGCTCAATTTCTAAAAGCTCTTTCCCACTGTAATGCGGACAGTCTGTATAGCAGTCTATAATGGGATTGCCTACGAATTGCCTACGAAAAGCAGGATAACAGCTGATTCCAATATAATGAATATGTGTCCCCCTTCCATACAGCTGATTCCAATATAATGAAATATATGTTACCCTTCCATAAAGAGTCAAAGAAGCCGGACCACACACCAAATCATATAACATGATGTAAACCTCCATAACTAATGACCACTTCCCACCAAAACATTTCAAGTTTAAGCAGGCAATGATTACCAAAACCATGAAAAGTTGAGTATTTGAAAAAACTACAGCAAGGGGGACACAATGagctaaaaataataatttcctACAGAGACCCGAATCTTGGTGcttcaaccaaaattttttgtAGAAACAATATGTTTAGTTAGAAACTCAACGATATCATGGCTAATATAGAAAAAGAGGGGGGATGTGGGGGTGGGGAGCTTCCATAACACAGAATATTCGAGCCTCATTCACCTCTGCTTCATTGATGATCTGGAATTATAGACTGAGATCCACTGGGTGGCTGGAGTACCAAGTCGAACTTTCTTTTTAAGCTGCCCACCATCTTCTAATTCAACAAGTGATCTCCCCCTTTTTTGACCCGCCTATAATGCATGAAAGAGtaacaacaaatatttaacaGATTATCCATAAAAGAAGATCCAAATGTCAAAAACACCAAACCACCTTGATAGCTCCATCGGTTCTGATGGGTCGGAGTGTAGCATTGGAACCAATGCTGTCATTGAAAAGGGAAATTAGCTCTGAGTAATTTGGCTCTTCGTCAAATCTCATATTGGTCACCATCTCAAGAAATTGTTGAAAAGGAGGAGGACACAAGCAACATAGAATCTCAGGAGAAGTTGACATCTTCTTCTTACAAACAAGAAATCCTTTGTTCTCTCCCTGCAGCCCAATATTCAATTAATGattttatagagagagaaagaaagagaagagaagaggagagAATATGCTAGGAAGTCTAAGCTACAAATTTGCAATTATCATCAATTGTGGAACAGTGAAGTGAACTTACAACATAACCTTGCCAGGGAAGTTTCCCTCTAAGTAGAAATATTAGTGTATATGCTAATGACTCCAAGTCATCCCTTCGGCTTCCTGTCCTGCCCAAATGAGCATGTACACTTGCATAACGAACCGTTCCCCTGTCAAAAACATAAGAAAGATGAGGCTATTTCAGCATATAGCTTTATAAGTGCATCAGCTCTTAAGGAAATTGAGTCTTAGAAAAGGCATAAATGTAAATATGCTATCTAATAGAACAGAAACTTAAcatgaaaaaaatgacatttagaATTATTTAAGCCAGCATATCCTCTGAACAAGAATTTCCAGAAAAATAAGCAATGTTGAGTATCTAAAGACAAGATAAATGAGTTTTTTGGAACCATATTCACAATCTGATCTTccactgaaaaaaaaatatagtttcagTGAGGCATGTAGTCACCTGAAAACATCAGGCTTTTGGTCATAATCAACATGTCGACCAGAAGATGCAATCTTCCATCTCGaagctgaaaaataaaatatggtaGACCAATTACAAGACTATGCACAATTTCTATGACAAAAAAGCATTAGAAGCATCTCCAGATGTCTATTGACAGTTGTTAAAACTTGTCTAATGGAAAAGACATACCCAAACCAAGATCAACAAGATACAACTTCTTTTCATTAGGTGTTCCAGGCTGACCAAGCAAAAAGTTCTCTGGCTTAACGTCTCCGTGCACAAAACTGGAGAGGAAACCAAGTAATTATGAACataattacccctaaaaaacactgaaaaagaaataaaaataaaaaaataaaaaagacagaaaaagtTGCAACGTACCCTTTATAATGAAGTTGCTCTAGAATTGATATTGCCTCCACTGCTATACAAGCAACCATCTCTTCCGACAACCTGTGCATGGTATAAAGATTAAAAGAGGTAAGAACAACgtatttaacaaaataatttcaaaattggGAAGAGTGTAATTTCAAGAAGCATTGAATTTTTCTTACATCTGGTTGTTAGAGTTCCAAACATCCCATAAACTTGGGCCTAGCATGTCCATCACCTACATTCACAATCAGGAATGATCACTTATCAAATCGTAGTTAGCAAATTCATACACAGatacttctaaaaataaaagaagccaGCAAAATACTCACTAGGATATAGTAGTCTCCTTGTTGACCTTTATAATACACCAAGGGAAGTCCGTAGCTCCCATTAAGAGTGCTTCATGATATTGAAAAGAAAGATTAGTTGCATCATAAACATCAGAGTTCAACCAATACTAAGCATTAAACTTACCTGTATACTTGCCACTCATAAGGAGGAGCACAATTGCATCCTTTACTTTTTCGATGCTCAAATTTCAAAGCAACCTACAAAAGAGTACAGGAAAATGCATTAGCAGAAGAACCAACCTCCTCGGTAAACTTGCACAGATACACAAGAGAATAAACCTCAGAGGCATCAGACCCAGCGTGCCCTGTGCCACCAGTCACTCTTCTTCCAACATATACTTGCCCAAAACCTCCTTTACCCAGCTTTCTGTCTAACTTATACACAGGGGAGTTACCAACCTGAACCTGAAAGggcaattagaaaaaaagaaaattattattacttcAAAGATACATTTCAATTCATGAAATCCTGGAGACAAAGTGTTGAAGGTAACACAAAGTTGTTAATATCTTACTATAAGTACGAGAACATATCATAAAATGTACATTTTATGTTAAACAAAACACATGACAAAAATATATCATGTCTTGAAtacatctaatttttttttttaagtaattgaaatatcattaaaagcgtaaaacgtccccaagtacacaggaaaaATTTAACTATAAGGAGATATCTTGAATACATCTTAATATAATTAACATGATAAGTTAGAGCATGTATACTGATTGCTTGGAACTTTTCAAGAAAGAAATGTTTAACTTTGTTCCATAAAAACTGCATGTACCCACCATCGTGTGGGATGAATTGTTATAGTTTCCATATGAGTGAACTTCTAAACATAACCCTCCTTTTTGATCGAACGAATAGGGCCCAACACAGCAAACGCTTCAATATTCAAGGAGTGAAGCCACCCACTAACCACTACCATGGTGCTCCCAACCAGGGGTGAAACCAGATATTTAAGGGTAGGgggaaaagaattaaaaaaaataaaaaataaaaaactttgggagtaaaaatttaattttggggggactattcataaaaaatcataaatgttttgggcaattttaaaagtttggggggactAATCTAATACACAGTTCCACCCCTCCTCCCAACCTTTACCAAAGTTTAAAGAATGCATTAAAAAGTTCTTCCCCCCCCCCAAAAGTAGggaaccaaaattaaaaagaaaaaaaaaacagtagagAAAATCTAGGAATCAAAAACCTAATCCTCTAACACAAGcctaaatttcattttcttatttacaaatttaaagTCATAAGAGAGGAAATCCGCTTTCAAATTCTAATTCAAAGGCAACATGATACttaaaatatatagatatatttgcTTCCTTGTATTCTATGTTCTGATGAAATGGATAACTTTCAGTTTGACAAGTATTGGAATGAAGCACAACCTTTTGTGGTAAAAATGTAACGCATGCCATAGTTTTAAGAGGTCTTATAATTTTGTGGAAGTCAATTGACCAGCATCTAGAAGGCCTGTCTACAAAGACACTGCTTGTGGCACTCCGACAAGTCTCTAATCACAGTTGGTGAGCTTAGAAAAACAACACAGCTACTAAGGATATCCTATAAGAAATTAGAAATCTACCATTTCAAGCTAGCGACAGATGTTTACCACATAAGATTGACAAAAATTGTTGCCTAGTCAGGTCATGTAAAGGGTTACACAGATTGTTTTGCTATTTCTCTTGATGTTACTAATGATAAACCAGATAAACTTACAAATTATACAtaatgcagattttttttttttttttaaatcctctTTTTTATACAGAAGTTttgagggaaagaaatgatgaGGACCATAAG
Protein-coding sequences here:
- the LOC132165390 gene encoding casein kinase 1-like protein HD16; amino-acid sequence: MPDMRSGVRRSKRVNNVQENPSVVVTTVRPGTGKGLAGRGRGRGVRAMDQENAKPLGAGAGAGGLGRGGLDLLKKEVVAIQDEQLVQKCAEKLNAEAEGSTSPLPERVQVGNSPVYKLDRKLGKGGFGQVYVGRRVTGGTGHAGSDASEVALKFEHRKSKGCNCAPPYEWQVYSTLNGSYGLPLVYYKGQQGDYYILVMDMLGPSLWDVWNSNNQMLSEEMVACIAVEAISILEQLHYKGFVHGDVKPENFLLGQPGTPNEKKLYLVDLGLASRWKIASSGRHVDYDQKPDVFRGTVRYASVHAHLGRTGSRRDDLESLAYTLIFLLRGKLPWQGYVGENKGFLVCKKKMSTSPEILCCLCPPPFQQFLEMVTNMRFDEEPNYSELISLFNDSIGSNATLRPIRTDGAIKAGQKRGRSLVELEDGGQLKKKVRLGTPATQWISVYNSRSSMKQRYHYNVMDSRLQQHVEKGREDGLYISCVASSANLWAVIMDAGTGFTSQVYELSPMFLHKEWIMEQWDKNYYITSVAGACSGSALVVMSQGVAYTQQSYKVSDIFPFKWINKKWKEGFSVTSMTTAGSKWGIVMSRNAGYPNQVVELDFLYPSEGIHRRWESGYRITSTAATTDQAAFILSAPKKKSLDVAQETLRTSAFPSNHVKEKWSKNQYIASICYGRTAS